In Drosophila simulans strain w501 chromosome 3R, Prin_Dsim_3.1, whole genome shotgun sequence, a single window of DNA contains:
- the LOC6729695 gene encoding neurofibromin isoform X3: MTQKPGEWASALLARFEDQLPNRIGAYGTQARMSQDQLVACLIHISRYRFSLVISGLTKMLQRVNEAALQNRHEPERCYFESLVIILTTLERCLTNQTKDTARFEEAMNVKLLLREISQFVDVQSDSNPNAAQLKALASKVLFALSQNHFSAVFNRISARIQELTSCSEENPDYNDIELIQHIDMDMIKLTKLLQETITKFRSKRAPPLILLYSLEKAIWNWIEYHPQEFQDLQRGTNRDISTCWEPLMDFVEYFKTENKKSKTLVWPLQMLLLILNPSCLEAVVNELQQSEKEKEKDKEKVASKSAQSTSRDKDFSAKQFIESIKRGLGQHSPSKQVTESAAIACVKLCKASTYINNTDSNNVVFKLVQFFINDLKALLFNPAKPFSRGQGYNFADIELMIDCWVSCFRINPHNIEALKVCLNLSSPQAYHFVIVCSLLRLAHIYVDFRLQNKNPFRIVNQPRLSWWPQTDVVHYRSAELRALFTDTLNKATQGYIAHTPLRYITSLTLKSKDTQKGLTRAEEGPAHKMLLLLLVRLIHADPTLLLNTQGKVAHEVQSSTLELINGLVSLVHQTTMPDVAQEAMEALLALHAPEKIEVWNPEAPINTFWDVSSQVLFSISQKLIQHQIANYTDVLKWLREILICRNTFLQRHKDYAHVGSQIAICKQAHIKMEVVFFMYLWSVDLDAVLTSLSCFGLLCEEAEICCSSDELTVGFIMPNYHIYQELAQLSTSATDSRICFFDNTHGNVLSRLTLQKRIMTLLRKIEHCVHGVQPAWEETFRNWEVSSKVLQTYPKCKGEDGQAEVFHRGMGKRRASHQSSEHDLEEQINEWANMTWFLLALGGVCLHKRSSSRQMLLQQSQNNTSLGSLAQNSLYSSSTSSGHGSLHPSTVSLSTLPPAPPQDVSYCPVTQFVGQLLRLLVCSNEKIGLNIQKNVKELVGEEMSTQLYPILFDQVRAIVEKFFDQQGQVNVNVTDINTQFIEHTIYIMKSILDPKANKDPNNDQPSPSEHLGVTSIEGMMLGIVRYVRHLDMTVYAIRIKTKLCQLVEVMMKRRDDLAFRQEMKFRNKLVEYLTDWVMGTSHQIAPPSSADAAILTNTSLIFRDLDQACMEAVAALLRGLPLQPEESDRGDLMDAKSALFLKYFTLFMNLLNDCIDSSEAEKEMNNTPLLPPRPRMAAGKLTALRNATILAMSNLLGANIDSGLMHSIDLGYNPDLQTRAAFMEVLTQILQQGTEFDTLAETVLADRFEQLVQLVTMISDKGELPIAMALANVVTTSQMDELARVLVTLFDAKHLLSPLLWNMFYREVEVSDCMQTLFRGNSLGSKIMAFCFKIYGASYLQMLLEPLIRPLLDEEEETCFEVDPARLDPTEDIEQHRNNLIALTQKVFDAIINSSDRFPPQLRSMCHCLYQVLSKRFPNLLQNNIGAVGTVIFLRFINPAIVSPQELGIVDKQVHSSAKRGLMLMSKILQNIANHVEFSKEQHMLCFNDFLRDHFEAGRRFFIQIASDCETVDQTSHSMSFISDANVLALHRLLWTHQEKIGDYLSSSRDHKAVGRRPFDKMATLLAYLGPPEHKPVDSHMMFSSYARWSSIDMSSTNFEEIMVKHQMHEKEEFKTLKSMNIFYQAGTSKSGYPVFYYIARRYKIGETNGDLLIYHVILTLKPFCHSPFEVVIDFTHTCSDNRFRTEFLQKWFYVLPTVAYENVHAVYIYNCNSWVREYTKFHDRILAPLKGNRKLLFLESPNKLTDFIDAEQQKLPGATLSLDEDLKVFSNALKLSHKDTKVAIKVGPTALQITSAEKTKVLAHSVLLNDVYYASEIEEVCLVDDNQFTLSITNESGQLSFIHNDCDNIVQAIIHIRNRWELSQPDSVTVHQKIRPKDVPGTLLNMALLNLGSCDPNLRTAAYNLLCALTATFDLKIEGQLLETQGLCIPSNNTIFIKSVSEKLATNEPHLTLEFLEESIQGFQRSTIELKHLCLEYMTPWLKNLVKFCKSNDDSKKLKVSQILDKLINLTIDQKEMYPSVQAKIWGSIGQIPELIDMVLDNFLHKSITYGLGSPQVEIMADTAVALASANVQLVSKKVITRICRVMDKSCTNPTQYLEQHMMWDDIAILGRYLLMLSFNNCLDVATSVPYLFHTITFLVCSGSLSMRASTHGLVINIIHSLCTCTNPSFSEEAQRVLRLSLDEFSLPKFYLLFGISKVKSAAVTAFRSSCRHPTDKWLGNERVTQPLPADRERLSLPSLEVITDALLEIMEACMRDVPDCEWLNTWTSLARSFAFCYNPALQPRALIVYGCISKSVTDHEVKQLLRILVKALESFNDLILIEALVMCLTRIQPLLRPESPIHRALFWVAISVLQLDEITLYGAGLALLEQNLHTLKSQGCFDKMETIAEVMMKTREKLEWHFKQLDHAVGLSFRSNFHFALVGHLIKGFRHPTPTTVSRTSRVLTMLLGIIAKPLHRDKFEVTPDSVAYLTALVAVSEEVRSRCHVKHALPRWPADLSSSVENGEASGGVQAIGLPLSRRQKSWDILDQSALQFARQHKVPTLQERGSRSSVSNESNVLLDPEVLPDLSIQALVLTVLATLVKYSSDEGETRVLYQYLAEGSVVFPKVFPVIHSLLDQKINNILSVSHDQVVLNSVQNIIQNMLASEDPSQQQLHFLQSCGFGGLWRFAGPFTKYNMMGESSELFVNCLEAMVETCLPGDESAPVPPSPRPYNLSSSLSSLTLGSPTDKAFSSESLDFYDNCPGSVSSLRRASHSKSRAKHRINDSPSH; encoded by the exons ATGACCCAGAAGCCAGGCGAGTGGGCCAGCGCCCTTTTGGCCCGTTTCGAGGATCAG CTGCCAAACAGAATCGGCGCCTATGGCACGCAGGCCAGGATGAGCCAGGACCAACTGGTGGCCTGTCTGATCCACATATCGCGGTACCGCTTTTCCCTGGTCATATCCGGTCTTACCAAGATGCTGCAAAGGGTCAATGAGGCG GCACTTCAAAATCGACATGAGCCAGAGCGTTGCTACTTCGAGTCGCTGGTCATCATACTGACCACTTTGGAACGATGTCTGACCAACCAGACCAAGGACACAGCACGCTTCGAGGAGGCCATGAATGTGAAGCTACTGCTGCGCGAAATCTCCCAGTTTGTCGACGTCCAGAGCGACAGCAATCCGAATGCCGCCCAGCTCAAGGCCCTGGCATCCAAGGTGCTCTTTGCCCTGTCCCAGAATCACTTCTCTGCGGTGTTCAATCGCATATCGGCCAGGATTCAAGAGCTGACATCCTGTTCCGAGGAAAACCCGGATTACAACGACATAGAATTAATTCAACACATCGATATGGATATGATAAAGCTAACCAAGCTGCTGCAAG AAACCATCACAAAGTTTCGATCGAAGCGGGCTCCACCTTTGATCTTGCTTTACTCGCTGGAGAAGGCTATTTGGAACTGGATCGAGTACCATCCACAAGAGTTCCAAGACTTGCAACGAGGCACCAATCGAGATATATCTAC CTGCTGGGAACCTCTGATGGACTTTGTAGAGTACtttaaaaccgaaaacaagAAGAGCAAGACTCTTGTGTGGCCGCTTCAAATGCTCTTGCTGATATTGAATCCCTCTTGCCTAGAAGCTGTCGTCAACGAACTTCAGCAGTCGGAGaaagagaaggaaaaggacaaGGAAAAGGTTGCTTCGAAATCAGCGCAATCCACATCTCGGGACAAGGACTTCTCGGCCAAACAGTTCATTGAGAGCATCAAGAGAGGCTTGGGCCAGCACTCACCATCAAAACAGGTGACCGAATCTGCGGCAATTGCCTGTGTAAAGCTGTGCAAAGCATCCACCTACATCAACAACACCGACTCCAATAATGTGGTCTTCAAGTTGGTGCAATTCTTTATCAACGATCTCAAGGCACTGCTCTTCAATCCAGCCAAGCCCTTTTCGCGCGGTCAGGGGTACAACTTCGCTGATATCGAGCTGATGATTGACTGCTGGGTGTCTTGTTTCCGGATTAATCCTCACAACATCGAGGCTCTAAAGGTTTGCCTAAATTTGTCCTCGCCGCAGGCTTACCATTTTGTAATTGTGTGCTCTCTGCTAAG GTTGGCTCACATATACGTCGACTTCCGTTTGCAGAACAAGAACCCCTTCCGAATAGTAAACCAACCGAGATTGTCTTGGTGGCCACAGACGGATGTGGTTCACTATCGTTCTGCTGAGCTACGAGCTTTGTTTACGGATACGCTCAACAAGGCCACCCAGGGTTATATAGCCCATACGCCACTACGCTACATAACCTCCCTGACGCTCAAATCTAAAGATACCCAGAAAGGTTTAACCCGCGCTGAAGAGGGTCCCGCCCACAAAATGCTATTACTGCTACTCGTACGGCTAATTCATGCAGATCCCACGCTTTTGTTGAAT ACCCAAGGAAAAGTGGCACATGAAGTGCAGAGCTCCACATTGGAGCTGATCAACGGCTTAGTAAGTTTGGTGCATCAAACTACCATGCCTGATGTGGCACAAGAGGCTATGGAGGCGCTGCTTGCTTTGCACGCCCCGGAGAAAATAGAGGTTTGGAATCCAGAGGCTCCGATCAATACGTTCTGGGACGTTAGCTCCCAGGTGCTGTTTTCAATCTCGCAAAAGCTCATCCAACACCAAATTGCCAATTACACTGATGTCTTAAAGTGGCTACGCGAGATCCTCATCTGTCGGAATACGTTCCTTCAGCGACACAAGGATTATGCACATGTGGGAAGTCAGATTGCCATCTGCAAGCAGGCTCACATTAAGATGGAAGTCGTTTTCTTCATGTACCTGTGGAGTGTCGATTTAGATGCGGTGCTGACATCGCTATCGTGTTTTGGACTACTGTGCGAGGAGGCTGAGATTTGCTGCAGTTCCGATGAATTGACAGTGGGATTTATTATGCCGAATTACCACATTTACCAGGAGCTGGCTCAGTTGTCCACAT CTGCAACGGACTCTCGCATTTGCTTCTTTGACAACACCCACGGCAATGTGCTGAGCCGCCTTACACTTCAAAAACGCATAATGACCCTATTGCGCAAGATCGAGCACTGTGTCCATGGTGTTCAGCCCGCCTGGGAGGAAACGTTCCGCAACTGGGAAGTATCCAGCAAGGTTTTGCAAACGTACCCCAAATGTAAGGGAGAAGATGGCCAAGCAGAGGTTTTCCATCGTGGCATGGGCAAGCGACGAGCGAGCCACCAAAGCTCAGAGCACGATTTGGAAGAACAAATCAACGAATGGGCCAATATGACTTGGTTCCTTTTAGCCTTGGGTGGTGTTTGCCTTCACAAACGCAGCAGCAGTCGTCAAATGCTGCTCCAGCAATCACAAAACAATACTTCTTTGGGATCACTTGCTCAAAACTCTCTTTACTCAAGCTCCACGAGTTCTGGACATGGCTCTCTGCATCCTAGCACGGTTTCACTATCCACCCTTCCCCCAGCACCGCCACAAGATGTCAGCTATTGTCCTGTAACACA ATTCGTGGGTCAACTATTGCGCCTGTTAGTTTGCAGCAACGAAAAAATTGGCCTTAATATTCAGAAAAATGTGAAGGAACTGGTGGGCGAGGAGATGTCCACCCAACTGTATCCTATACTCTTCGACCAGGTTAGAGCCATAGTGGAGAAGTTCTTCGATCAGCAAGGTCAGGTGAACGTcaatgtgaccgacatcaaCACGCAGTTTATCGAGCACACCATCTACATAATGAAATCGATTCTGGATCCCAAAGCTAACAAGGATCCCAACAACGATCAACCCTCGCCATCGGAACATTTAGGTGTTACAAGCATCGAAGGCATGATGCTAGGAATAGTGCGCTACGTTCGCCACCTCGATATGACTGTTTATGCCATTCGAATCAAGACAAAATTGTGTCAGCTTGTGGAGGTGATGATGAAGCGACGCGACGACCTCGCCTTTCGCCAGGAGATGAAGTTCCGAAACAAACTGGTTGAATACTTGACCGACTGGGTGATGGGCACCTCGCATCAGATTGCACCGCCCAGCTCGGCGGATGCCGCTATTCTTACCAACACATCCCTCATCTTTCGCGATCTAGACCAAGCCTGCATGGAGGCAGTGGCAGCCCTGCTTCGGGGCCTTCCCCTTCAGCCTGAGGAATCGGATCGAGGGGATTTGATGGATGCAAAGAGTGCGCTCTTTTTGAAGTACTTTACCCTATTTATGAACCTGTTGAATGATTGCATCGATAGCTCTGAGGCGGAAAAGGAAATGAATAATACCCCACTATTGCCTCCGCGCCCTCGAAtggcagctggaaaactgACCGCTCTGCGAAATGCCACTATCCTAGCCATGTCCAATTTGCTGGGTGCCAACATTGACTCTGGCTTGATGCACTCCATCGATTTGGGCTATAATCCAGATTTGCAAACCCGTGCCGCTTTCATGGAGGTGCTCACTCAAATCCTGCAACAAGGCACCGAATTTGATACCTTGGCTGAAACTGTTTTAGCTGATCGATTTGAGCAACTAGTCCAATTAGTTACAATGATCAGCGACAAAGGAGAACTACCCATAGCAATGGCTCTGGCTAATGTTGTCACAACATCCCAAATGGACGAGTTGGCTAGGGTTCTGGTCACCCTATTCGACGCCAAACACCTGTTGTCGCCACTCCTATGGAATATGTTTTACCGCGAGGTTGAGGTCTCAGACTGCATGCAGACACTTTTCCGTGGCAATTCTCTGGGCAGCAAAATCATGGCCTTTTGCTTTAAGATATACGGCGCGAGCTATCTTCAAATGCTACTAGAGCCCCTTATTCGTCCACTTCTGGATGAGGAAGAGGAGACCTGTTTTGAGGTGGATCCAGCTCGTCTGGATCCAACAGAAGACATTGAGCAGCACAGAAACAACTTGATTGCCCTAACACAGAAGGTGTTTGACGCTATTATCAACTCGTCGGATCGCTTTCCTCCGCAGCTGAGATCCATGTGCCATTGCCTTTACCAAGTGCTAAGCAAACGCTTCCCAAATCTGCTTCAAAACAATATTGGTGCCGTGGGCACAGTCATCTTTTTGCGGTTCATCAATCCCGCCATAG tttcccCACAGGAATTGGGAATCGTTGACAAACAGGTGCACAGCTCGGCCAAACGAGGTCTTATGCTTATGTCCAAGATCCTTCAAAACATTGCTAACCACGTGGAGTTCTCCAAGGAGCAGCACATGTTGTGCTTCAATGATTTTCTGCGAGATCACTTTGAAGCTGGACGGCGGTTCTTCATACAGATTGCATCAGACTGCGAGACCGTCGATCAGACCTCGCACAGCATGAGTTTTATTTCAGATGCGAATGTACTTGCGCTGCATCGCTTGCTGTGGACGCATCAGGAGAAGATAGGCGACTATCTGTCCAGCAGTCGAGACCACAAGGCAGTTGGAAGGCGGCCCTTCGACAAGATGGCTACTTTGCTAGCTTACTTGGGTCCTCCGGAGCATAAGCCCGTGGATTCACACATGATGTTCAGCTCGTATGCACGCTGGAGCTCCATTGACATGTCATCGACCAACTTCGAGGAGATTATGGTCAAGCACCAAATGCACGAGAAGGAGGAGTTCAAGACCCTTAAATCTATGAACATATTCTACCAGGCCGGAACGAGCAAATCTGGCTATCCTGTCTTTTACTACATAGCAAGAAGATACAA GATTGGAGAAACGAATGGAGATTTACTGATATACCACGTCATACTCACGTTGAAACCCTTCTGCCACTCGCCCTTCGAGGTGGTCATCGATTTTACGCACACCTGTTCAGATAATCGGTTCCGTACCGAGTTTCTGCAGAAGTGGTTTTATGTCCTGCCCACGGTAGCCTATGAAAATGTCCATGCTGTGTACATCTATAACTGTAACTCGTGGGTGCGCGAATATACCAAGTTCCACGATCGCATTCTGGCACCTTTAAAGGGAAATCGCAAACTTCTGTTCCTGGAGTCACCCAACAAACTTACTGATTTCATCGACGCGGAGCAGCAGAAATTGCCTGGAGCAACTCTTTCCTTAGACGAAGATTTAAAGGTATTCAGCAACGCGCTGAAGCTCAGCCATAAAGACACAAAGGTGGCTATCAAAGTGGGTCCCACCGCATTGCAAATAACATCTGCTGAAAAGACAAAGGTCTTGGCTCACTCCGTGCTCCTCAACGATGTATACTACGCCTCCGAAATTGAGGAGGTGTGCTTGGTGGACGATAACCAGTTCACCCTGTCTATAACAAACGAAAGTGGCCAGCTTAGCTTTATTCACAACGATTGCGACAACATTGTTCAAGCCATCATACACATCCGAAATCGATGGGAGCTCAGTCAGCCGGACTCCGTGACGGTTCACCAAAAGATCCGACCAAAAGATGTGCCTGGAACGCTGCTGAACATGGCGCTACTTAATCTGGGATCATGTGACCCCAATCTGAGGACTGCTGCCTACAATTTGCTATGTGCTTTGACCGCTACTTTTGATCTGAAAATTGAGGGTCAGCTGTTGGAGACCCaaggactttgcataccctCCAATAATACCATATTTATCAAGTCCGTTAGCGAAAAGCTGGCCACCAATGAACCGCATCTGACTCTGGAATTCCTTGAAGAGTCCATACAGGGCTTCCAGCGCAGCACCATAGAGCTGAAACATTTGTGTTTGGAGTACATGACGCCATGGTTAAAGAACCTGGTCAAATTTTGCAAGTCCAACGATGACTCGAAGAAGCTTAAGGTCTCCCAAATTTTGGACAAGCTCATCAATTTAACCATTGACCAAAAGGAAATGTATCCATCAGTGCAGGCCAAGATCTGGGGATCGATTGGACAGATCCCCGAGCTGATTGACATGGTGTTGGATAACTTTTTGCACAAATCGATCACTTATGGCTTGGGATCACCACAGGTGGAGATTATGGCTGACACGGCAGTGGCTCTCGCTTCAGCGAACGTTCAGCTGGTGTCCAAAAAGGTCATAACGAGGATATGCCGAGTCATGGACAAATCCTGCACAAATCCTACACAATATCTGGAGCAGCACATGATGTGGGACGATATTGCCATTCTTGGTCGATACCTGCTCATGTTGTCGTTCAACAATTGCTTGGATGTGGCCACATCGGTGCCATATCTATTCCACACCATTACGTTTTTGGTATGTTCAGGATCCCTGTCGATGCGAGCCTCTACTCATGGCCTAGTGATCAACATCATCCACTCGCTGTGCACATGCACAAATCCCTCCTTTTCAGAGGAGGCGCAGCGAGTACTTCGACTGTCCCTGGATGAGTTCTCACTGCCCAAGTTCTATCTACTCTTCGGCATCAGCAAGGTCAAGTCGGCAGCAGTTACTGCTTTCCGCTCCAGCTGCCGTCACCCTACAGAtaaatggctaggaaatgaaaGAGTTACCCAGCCTCTGCCCGCCGATCGAGAGCGTTTATCCCTACCATCGCTTGAGGTTATCACGGATGCCCTGCTGGAAATCATGGAGGCCTGCATGCGAGATGTTCCGGACTGCGAGTGGCTCAACACCTGGACCTCGTTGGCTCGCAGTTTTGCTTTCTGCTACAATCCAGCACTACAGCCTAGAGCCCTTATAGTTTACGGATGCATCAGCAAAAGTGTTACCGATCACGAGGTCAAGCAGTTACTACGCATCCTGGTTAAAGCCCTCGAATCTTTCAACGATCTCATTCTGATCGAGGCTCTAGTAATGTGCTTAACTCGCATTCAACCACTACTCCGGCCGGAGTCGCCTATTCATCGAGCACTCTTCTGGGTGGCTATTTCGGTGCTGCAGTTGGACGAGATTACCCTGTACGGCGCTGGACTAGCTCTGCTTGAGCAAAATCTACACACGCTCAAGTCACAGGGCTGCTTTGACAAAATGGAGACCATAGCCGAGGTCATGATGAAGACAAGAGAAAAGCTGGAGTGGCATTTTAAGCAACTGGATCACGCCGTGGGTCTCTCCTTCCGCAGCAATTTCCACTTCGCCCTAGTGGGACACTTGATTAAA GGCTTCCGCCATCCTACACCTACAACCGTCTCACGCACCTCTCGAGTGCTGACGATGCTCTTGGGCATTATAGCTAAGCCCCTCCATCGCGACAAGTTCGAAGTAACACCTGACAGTGTGGCCTATTTGACTGCGCTGGTGGCTGTATCCGAGGAAGTCCGTTCCAGATGTCACGTTAAACATGCCCTTCcccgctggccagccgatctGAGTAGTAGTGTGGAAAACGGTGAAGCATCCGGCGGAGTGCAAGCT ATCGGCCTGCCCTTGTCACGCCGTCAAAAAAGTTGGGACATTCTGGATCAGTCCGCCTTGCAGTTTGCCCGCCAACACAAGGTTCCCACTCTTCAG GAACGCGGTTCGCGTTCGTCGGTGTCCAACGAGTCCAACGTACTGCTCGATCCAGAGGTCTTGCCAGATCTGTCTATTCAAGCCCTGGTACTGACTGTCTTGGCCACTCTGGTCAAGTACTCTTCGGATGAGGGCGAAACGCGCGTTTTGTATCAGTATTTGGCCGAAGGATCGGTGGTCTTTCCAAAGGTGTTTCCAGTCAT CCATTCACTGCTGGACCAAAAgataaacaatattttgtcAGTGTCACACGACCAAGTGGTGCTCAACTCTGTGCAGAACATTATACAGAATATGCTGGCCAGCGAAGATCCTtcccagcagcagttgcactTCCTGCAGAGTTGTGGATTTGGCGGACTCTGGCGATTTGCTGGTCCCTTCACCAAG TACAATATGATGGGTGAGTCATCGGAGCTGTTCGTCAACTGTTTGGAGGCCATGGTTGAGACCTGTTTGCCAGGCGACGAATCCGCGCCGGTGCCACCATCCCCGCGCCCGTACAACCTGAGCTCCAGTCTGAGTAGCCTGACTCTGGGATCACCCACGGATAAAG CATTCTCATCGGAATCATTAGATTTTTATGACAATTGCCCAGGCAGCGTCAGCAGCCTGCGACGCGCCTCACACAGCAAATCACGCGCCAAACATCGAATTAACGACAGTCCATCACATTGA